A genomic window from Motacilla alba alba isolate MOTALB_02 chromosome 6, Motacilla_alba_V1.0_pri, whole genome shotgun sequence includes:
- the LOC119702259 gene encoding cytochrome P450 26A1 isoform X2, whose product MKRRKYGFIYKTHLFGRPTVRVMGAENVRHILLGEHRLVSVQWPASVRTILGSGCLSNLHNGQHKHRKKVIMRAFSRDALQHYVPVIQEEVSACLARWLGAAGPCLLVYPEVKRLMFRIAMRILLGFQPRQASPDGEQQLVEAFEEMIRNLFSLPIDVPFSGLYRGLRARNIIHAKIEENIRAKMARKEPEGGYKDALQLLMEHTQGNGEQLNMQELKESATELLFGGHETTASAATSLIAFLGLHHEVLQKVRKELQVKGLLCSSNQEKQLDMEVLEQLKYTGCVIKETLRLSPPVPGGFRIALKTLELNGYQIPKGWNVIYSICDTHDVADLFTNKEEFNPDRFMSPSPEDSSRFSFIPFGGGLRSCVGKEFAKVLLKIFTVELARSCDWQLLNGPPTMKTGPIVYPVDNLPTKFIGFSGQI is encoded by the exons ATGAAACGCAGGAAATACGGCTTCATCTACAAGACTCACCTCTTCGGGCGGCCCACGGTACGGGTGATGGGCGCCGAGAACGTGCGGCACATCCTGCTGGGCGAGCACCGGCTCGTCTCCGTGCAGTGGCCCGCCTCGGTGCGGACCATCCTGGGCTCGGGCTGCCTCTCCAACCTGCACAACGGGCAGCACAAGCACCGCAAAAAG GTGATCATGCGTGCCTTCTCCCGGGACGCCCTGCAGCACTACGTGCCCGTCATCCAGGAGGAGGTGAGCGCCTGCCTGGCGCGGTGGCTGGGCGCCGCCGGGCCCTGCCTGCTCGTGTACCCCGAGGTGAAGCGCCTCATGTTTCGCATTGCCATGAGAATCCTGCTGGGCTTCCAGCCCCGCCAGGCCAGCCCCGACGGCGAGCAGCAGCTGGTCGAGGCCTTCGAGGAGATGATCCGTAACCTTTTCTCTCTGCCCATCGATGTGCCGTTCAGTGGGCTCTACCGG GGCTTGAGGGCACGCAACATCATCCACGCCAAGATCGAGGAGAACATCCGTGCCAAGATGGCCCGCAAGGAGCCTGAGGGTGGCTACAAGGATGcgctgcagctgctgatggaACACACACAGGGTAATGGCGAGCAGCTCAACATGCAG GAGCTGAAGGAGtctgccacagagctgctgtttggggGCCATGAAACCACTGCTAGTGCTGCCACGTCGCTGATTGCCTTCTTAGGGCTCCACCATGAAGTCCTGCAGAAAGTGAGGAAAGAGCTGCAGGTCAAG GGGTTACTGTGCAGTTCCAACCAAGAGAAGCAGCTGGATATGGAGGTCTTGGAGCAGCTGAAGTACACAGGCTGTGTCATCAAAGAGACCCTCAGGCTGAGCCCGCCTGTTCCCGGAGGATTTCGGATTGCACTCAAGACCCTTGAGCTAAAT GGCTACCAAATCCCTAAGGGTTGGAATGTTATTTACAGTATCTGTGATACACATGATGTGGCAGACCTTTTTACCAACAAGGAAGAATTTAACCCAGATCGCTTCATGTCTCCATCTCCAGAGGATTCCTCTAGGTTCAGTTTCATTCCTTTTGGTGGGGGCTTGAGGAGCTGCGTGGGCAAAGAGTTTGCAAAAGtccttctaaaaatatttacagtggAGTTGGCTCGGAGCTGTGACTGGCAGCTGCTGAATGGACCTCCTACAATGAAAACGGGCCCCATAGTGTACCCTGTGGACAATCTGCCTACCAAATTCATAGGTTTCAGTGGCCAAATCTGA
- the LOC119702261 gene encoding cytochrome P450 26C1, with translation MPAGPSWPEAAALVLLALALLVTLCRHLWALRWSLSRDPASALPLPKGSMGWPFFGETLHWLLQGSRFHSSRRERYGNVFKTHLLGRPVVRVTGAENIRKILLGEHTLVSTQWPQSTQILLGSHTLLSSTGDLHRQRRKILARVFSRAALESYLPRIQKVVSWELRGWCMEPGSIAVYSSAKTLTFRIAARILLGLRLEEKQFKDLAKTFEQLVENLFSLPLNIPFSGLRKGIKARDMLHKFMEKAIQEKLQRNNPEDHRDALDFLMNSAKEHGKEFTMQELKESAIELIFAAFFTTASASTSLILLLLKHPSVVEKIRQELMSHELYQQSECCATGPCLDTLAIQSRDTEKPLSHPIANDIHKDQSQPPAPLEEDSLQPSALLEPTVPRSTPCPDPQLPAPPGQSCHCPADISLEKLSRLRYLDCVIKEVLRVLPPVSGGYRTALQTFELDGYQIPKGWSVMYSIRDTHETAAVYQSPPSSFDPERFGAGRPEAAGRFHYIPFGGGARSCIGKELAQAILKLLAIELVSTARWELATPGYPTMQTVPIVHPVDDGLQLYFHPLQPSQGHEA, from the exons ATGCCGGCCGGGCCCTCCTGGCCCGAGGCGGCGgcgctggtgctgctggccctggctctgctggtcaCCCTGTGCCGGCACCTGTGGGCGCTGCGCTGGAGCCTCAGCCGGGACCCAGCCAGCGCCCTGCCCCTGCCGAAGGGCTCCATGGGCTGGCCCTTCTTCGGGGAGACTCTGCACTGGCTGCTCCAG GGCTCCCGCTTCCACAGCTCTCGGCGGGAGCGGTACGGAAATGTCTTCAAGACCCACCTCCTGGGCCGGCCTGTGGTGCGGGTGACAGGCGCTGAGAACATCCGCAAGATCCTGCTGGGTGAGCACACGCTGGTCAGCACGCAGTGGCCCCAAAGCACCCAGATCCTCCTGGGCTCCCATACTCTGCTCAGCTCCACCGGTGACCTGCACCGCCAGCGCCGCAAG ATCCTGGCCAGAGTCTTCAGCCGTGCTGCCCTGGAGAGCTACCTGCCACGCATCCAGAAGGTTGTGAGCTGGGAGCTGCGGGGCTGGTGCATGGAGCCAGGCTCTATCGCAGTTTATTCCTCCGCTAAAACCTTAACTTTCCGCATTGCAGCTCGGATTCTGCTGGGGCTCCGCCTGGAGGAAAAGCAGTTCAAGGATCTGGCCAAAACTTTTGAACAGCTGGTGGAGAAcctcttctccctgcccctcaACATACCCTTCAGTGGGCTGCGCAAG GGAATCAAAGCACGGGACATGCTACATAAGTTTATGGAGAAGGCTATACAggaaaaactgcagagaaacaaTCCAGAAGATCACAGAGATGCTCTGGATTTCCTAATGAACAGTGCCAAGGAGCATGGCAAAGAATTCACCATGCAGGAGCTAAAG GAATCAGCAATTGAGCTcatatttgctgcttttttcaccACGGCTAGCGCTAGCACCTCTCTGATACTCCTGCTATTGAAGCACCCCTCAGTGGTTGAAAAAATAAGGCAGGAGCTGATGTCCCATGAGTTGTACCAGCAGAGTGAGTGCTGCGCTACAGGACCCTGCCTGGACACCCTGGCCatccagagcagggacacagagaaaCCACTTTCTCACCCCATCGCCAACGACATTCACAAGGACCAgagccagcccccagccccactggaGGAAGATTCCCTCCAGCCCAGtgccctgctggagcccacTGTCCCCCGGAGTACCccctgccctgacccccagctcCCGGCACCACCAGGGCAAAGCTGTCACTGCCCCGCAGACatcagcctggagaagctgagCCGCCTGCGCTACCTGGACTGTGTGATTAAGGAGGTGCTGCGAGTGCTGCCCCCAGTCTCCGGAGGCTACAGGACGGCACTGCAGACTTTTGAGCTCGAT ggcTACCAGATCCCCAAAGGCTGGAGCGTCATGTACAGCATCCGTGACACCCATGAGACAGCTGCTGTCTACCAGAGCCCCCCCAGCAGCTTTGACCCAGAGCGCTTCGGTGCCGGCCGGCCAGAGGCTGCAGGCCGGTTCCACTACATCCCCTTCGGTGGAGGGGCACGGAGCTGCATCGggaaggagctggcacaggccaTCCTCAAGCTGCTGGCCATTGAGCTGGTCAGCACGGCCCGCTGGGAGCTGGCCACCCCTGGCTACCCCACCATGCAGACCGTGCCCATCGTGCACCCTGTCGATGACGGGCTGCAGCTCTACTTCCACCCCTTGCAGCCCAGCCAAGGCCACGAGGCCTGA
- the LOC119702259 gene encoding cytochrome P450 26A1 isoform X1 produces MGFSALLASALCTFLLPLLLFLAAVKLWDLYCVSSRDPSCPLPLPPGTMGLPFFGETLQLVLQRRKFLQMKRRKYGFIYKTHLFGRPTVRVMGAENVRHILLGEHRLVSVQWPASVRTILGSGCLSNLHNGQHKHRKKVIMRAFSRDALQHYVPVIQEEVSACLARWLGAAGPCLLVYPEVKRLMFRIAMRILLGFQPRQASPDGEQQLVEAFEEMIRNLFSLPIDVPFSGLYRGLRARNIIHAKIEENIRAKMARKEPEGGYKDALQLLMEHTQGNGEQLNMQELKESATELLFGGHETTASAATSLIAFLGLHHEVLQKVRKELQVKGLLCSSNQEKQLDMEVLEQLKYTGCVIKETLRLSPPVPGGFRIALKTLELNGYQIPKGWNVIYSICDTHDVADLFTNKEEFNPDRFMSPSPEDSSRFSFIPFGGGLRSCVGKEFAKVLLKIFTVELARSCDWQLLNGPPTMKTGPIVYPVDNLPTKFIGFSGQI; encoded by the exons ATGGGCTTCTCCGCCCTACTCGCCAGCGCCCTGTGCACCTTTCTACTGCCCCTGCTACTCTTTCTGGCTGCCGTCAAGCTCTGGGACCTGTACTGCGTGAGCAGCCGCGACCCCAGCTGCCCGCTCCCGTTGCCCCCGGGCACCATGGGGCTCCCCTTCTTCGGGGAGAcgctgcagctggtgctgcag AGGCGGAAATTCCTGCAGATGAAACGCAGGAAATACGGCTTCATCTACAAGACTCACCTCTTCGGGCGGCCCACGGTACGGGTGATGGGCGCCGAGAACGTGCGGCACATCCTGCTGGGCGAGCACCGGCTCGTCTCCGTGCAGTGGCCCGCCTCGGTGCGGACCATCCTGGGCTCGGGCTGCCTCTCCAACCTGCACAACGGGCAGCACAAGCACCGCAAAAAG GTGATCATGCGTGCCTTCTCCCGGGACGCCCTGCAGCACTACGTGCCCGTCATCCAGGAGGAGGTGAGCGCCTGCCTGGCGCGGTGGCTGGGCGCCGCCGGGCCCTGCCTGCTCGTGTACCCCGAGGTGAAGCGCCTCATGTTTCGCATTGCCATGAGAATCCTGCTGGGCTTCCAGCCCCGCCAGGCCAGCCCCGACGGCGAGCAGCAGCTGGTCGAGGCCTTCGAGGAGATGATCCGTAACCTTTTCTCTCTGCCCATCGATGTGCCGTTCAGTGGGCTCTACCGG GGCTTGAGGGCACGCAACATCATCCACGCCAAGATCGAGGAGAACATCCGTGCCAAGATGGCCCGCAAGGAGCCTGAGGGTGGCTACAAGGATGcgctgcagctgctgatggaACACACACAGGGTAATGGCGAGCAGCTCAACATGCAG GAGCTGAAGGAGtctgccacagagctgctgtttggggGCCATGAAACCACTGCTAGTGCTGCCACGTCGCTGATTGCCTTCTTAGGGCTCCACCATGAAGTCCTGCAGAAAGTGAGGAAAGAGCTGCAGGTCAAG GGGTTACTGTGCAGTTCCAACCAAGAGAAGCAGCTGGATATGGAGGTCTTGGAGCAGCTGAAGTACACAGGCTGTGTCATCAAAGAGACCCTCAGGCTGAGCCCGCCTGTTCCCGGAGGATTTCGGATTGCACTCAAGACCCTTGAGCTAAAT GGCTACCAAATCCCTAAGGGTTGGAATGTTATTTACAGTATCTGTGATACACATGATGTGGCAGACCTTTTTACCAACAAGGAAGAATTTAACCCAGATCGCTTCATGTCTCCATCTCCAGAGGATTCCTCTAGGTTCAGTTTCATTCCTTTTGGTGGGGGCTTGAGGAGCTGCGTGGGCAAAGAGTTTGCAAAAGtccttctaaaaatatttacagtggAGTTGGCTCGGAGCTGTGACTGGCAGCTGCTGAATGGACCTCCTACAATGAAAACGGGCCCCATAGTGTACCCTGTGGACAATCTGCCTACCAAATTCATAGGTTTCAGTGGCCAAATCTGA